The sequence below is a genomic window from Telopea speciosissima isolate NSW1024214 ecotype Mountain lineage unplaced genomic scaffold, Tspe_v1 Tspe_v1.0257, whole genome shotgun sequence.
TGAAACAGCCCTCCAAAGATCCCCACCACTTCTTCGGGACAGAAAtcgcttcaccaataacaggaCTGCAAGCACGAGCCCCCAAACCTGGCTGCACATCCTCTTAAGGCTGTCAAAATGTAACGAACCGAATTTGAAtccaaaatcgaaccgaattaaCTAAACTAGACCAGACCGAATTAATTGGTTCGGATTTGGATCTACCAAACAAGATTTTTTCGTTTTTTGTTCGGATACGGTTTCAATGTAAGAACCGCTCAGTTCTAACCAAAACAAATTGAATGATCGAACCTAAATCCTAGATTTTTAGTTTTACAACTTACGTTTGATGGTTGACCTTTAGGCTTTAGGCTTAATGCTTTATTCCCTCATTTCTTTGTCATAGGAGATTCTTTACCTTCCAAAGTTCCTAGTTCCAACCTTTTATAAGTTTTAAAAAGTTTTACTATCTCTATTCTCTACGAGTCTTTGTCTCTTCCAAGTCCCAAGTTTCAAGTTCCAACCTAGcacataattttttaattaaatggattttcaaattgTGCATTTACAAATGTAAGGCCCAAACATACAAGATGGGCATTTGCTTAAGGACTTTTAGTCCCAGCAAATGTTGCTGGGAATTTAAAGGCAAATAGTAGAACTATTTAGCAAATCGAATAGGAACCGAGCTGTATAACTGAATTAAAACGTATCAAGACCCCGAATTGGAACCGTATTCTATAATCTTAATTGGAACCGTGAATCAACCGAACCGCTGTCGGTTCAGATTTGGATTTAATTCTAAAACCGAGGCGGTTCTCGGTTGGATTTGGATCACTTTTTACTATCACTTTATGGAACCGAACCAAACGAAccagattgacacccttaatcctcTATACCCGCACCCTTGCAACGTTACTCGGATCCACCCCCCCTTCCTATGTGGAGTGAAACCTCCtacaacccaaaacccaaatatGGGTGCCTCACCTCAAATCCACTCTCTTTGTAAACTTCCCATTCTCTACAAACCAGACATAGACAACCAATTTACCAACAAAATAAAGGggcaaatttcatggacaccccctctaagtatgCAAAATGTCAAAGACATGCCAAACTTAggcaaaatatcaaccttccccttgatgttaagcacagttagcacccaaagttgaaatgttcATTTTACCcacttagttatttaaataaaaaaagataaatgacACTCAAGGTACCTAATGTTTTGACATTTGTAATAGAGGTacccttctttcctctcttcttcttcttctttttccactTCAAATCCTACAATACCATAGTCTCCCTACTCGTCGCAACCCAACCCAACTCCATAACTCATACAGGTcctccaaccctaacccaccttCACCGTTATTTCCACTCCAACTCTAGCTACCGCTCACCCACTACAACCCTATGCGCCCTCTCGATGATCGATTTCGATCTTCTTAGTGAAGATTGGTTTCATTCCATCGCGTCTCTCTCCCAAGAATCCTTCCCACCGTTGGTGAAGACTCGGTCTACGATTCCCAATCCAAAATCTTCGCACATAAATCGCAAAAATCCACGGCTATTCCAACAAAATTCCACTTACCGCTCAAAAACCCgttccttcatttctttccaaatTCATTTACAAAACCTCAAGAAGGCACGCAGCAGTTGTTCTGGCTGATTACAGCGAAATGCCTCGACAACAAACAAAATTCAATTGTTCTCGACATTTACCAAACCTTAGGTAAGTCCGTCGCGGTCCTCGGGAATGAGGGTTCCTCAGGTCTTATGGAGACAAGGATTGGTTTCGATGAATAATGGCATATCGTTCcgacatatcatcatggggattgggatcattagccccataaagaaatggagtcgccacctaggattaagGCCTAAAGACCCAATGGGTGCTGGCTTCATTCAGGGATTAGCCGAAAAGGCTTCATGATTCCATATGATACGGTCAAAGATTGAGTAAGTAGTCGGGTTACGAGTGGGGGAGTATTAGTGAATTGAGACGGTATTTTGTAAATACGTAATTATCTTGAATATATCaaccatttctttattttccgatCGCCTGGAAGGGACAAAAGAAAcatcttgttctttcttcaacaATTTCTGATCTCTAGTGGACCTCTCAGTAGGATTCGAACCCAGATGAAGTTCTGACCATCTGTCAGAGAAAAAAGAACGAATTGATCTTGTAGGATTCCCAAGAAATTCTTCGATTTCTTCCGGAAGCAGATGATTATTCATCTGCTTCTCACGTTCCGTGAATAGCCGGGACATTGAGGAATATCCAGAAAGGCATTTCGGGAATCGGTCTGATTCTATCTCTGTTCGTTCCGTTTGAAGAAAGGAAGGATCCCAAAGAATCGatctttcttttagttgttgAATCTCTCTTTGATTGATCAATGTGTGATATTCCGAATCCTCATTACTAATGGAATCGAAACGATCTCTGGATTGATCAGAAGATCCTTTCAATTGGCTAGAATCCCTTACTTGAACGAAAATAGATCTTGTGGAATCATATTGAATATTTGACGATACATTCCGTACCTTGCTAAAAAACCGATCCTTGCTTACCAACCACACATTGTCTAACCAAATCCAATTCTCTCTGGATACGTTCCTCAAAAAATCCGATTCGTGCGGATTCTTCCCCCAACTAACGAAGAGATCTTGACGGAATTGCCACATATGAAATTGAGCACAATTTTGCAAAGAAATACCCCACTTCTTTCTCGAGAAGAGACGGGAAACGTGCTCAATATCATTTGATTGAATAGTTGACTCAGCTCCTTGTTGTTTGAAGAAACCCTCCACTTCAATTGGTCTTTTTTCACGAAAAGCAGACATGAGATAACAAATCCAGTGTTTCGCTAAGATTTCGAATAGCTGTCCCGAATTCAAGTTGATTATGTTTCGCTTCTTCCTCGGAGAAAGACGATCAAACAATTCCCAATCATGGTCCTTGCGGATCGGATCATCCGTATAGGATACAAAAAGAAACTCCAGATATTTGATATCTTTCTCTTTGAATGAGATCTCAATTCCAGCTACGGTTTCATTAGCTATCTTACAACTAGAATCCCTCTTTTTTCCGATCCGGTTCCTCCACCACCGCGAACCCCAGTTAGATTCAGGCATGATACACTTTTTAGTTATTGGGAGAACCCAAGTACTCTCTTTCGGATCCGTGAAACAACTctcagagatctttttcccttttggaaGATACAGGAGCGAAACAATCAACCTATTGATATTGGAAGACCCAAAAGATTCTTCCAATGTATCATTTCTGGGTCCAATGGAATTCATAGGTATAGGAAGAAGCCCCATCAAATAGAGATTTTTtctttcgaccatatttcgatTGTTAATACGATATAGAAGGACCGCTACTACAAGCAGTACTACACCTTTGATCGTGAAATATCGATTGCTTGTTGAACCCTGTGAATCGCGTGAAAGTAGGATACTCCAAATTCGGGGGTCAAAGAGTTTCATAAAACGTTCTTGGTGGAAAAAAATGTGAGTGAAAGATCCCACTGAATCAAATTTGGTCCATGAATCTAAGAAATAGTGAGAATTCCTGATCTCTCTCAATATCTCTCTCAATTCGAAGATCCAGGATTTGAATTGATGTCCTTTCATTGATTCCTGTTTCATTGATTCCTCCTAAAGATTtcatttcaattggaatttggtTATTCACGATGTACGATGATCCCTGTTAAGCATCCATGGCTGAATGGTTAAAGCGCCCAACTCATAATTGGTAAATTCGTAGGTTCAATTCCTGCTGGATGCACGCCAATGGGAACGTTCAATAAGTCTATTGGAATTGGCTCTGTATCAATGGAATCTCATCATCCATACATAACGAATTGGTATGGTATATTCATACCATAACATATGAACAGTAAGAACTAGAATTCTTATCGATACTGGAACTCATAGGGAAGAAAATGGATTTATGGATGGAATCAAATATGCAGTATTTACAGACAAAGGTATTCGGTTATTGGGGAACAATCAATATACTTCTAATGTCGAATCAGGATCAACTAGGACAGAAATAAAGCATTGGGTCGAACTCTTCTTTGGTGTCAAGGTAATAGCTATGAATAGTCATCGACTCCCGGGAAAGGGTAGAAGAATGGGACCTATTATGGGACATACAATGCATTACAGACGTATGATCATTACGCTTCAACCGGGTTATTCTATTCCACCtcttagaaagaaaagaacttaAATCAAAATACTTAATAACACGGCGATACATTTATACAAAACTTCTACCCCGAGCACACGCAATGGAGCCGTCGACAGTCAAGTGAAATCCAATCCACGAAATAATTTGATCTATGGACAGCATCGTTGTGGTAAAGGTCGTAATGCCAGAGGAATCATTACCGCAGGGCATAGAGGGGGAGGTCATAAGCGTCTATACCGTAAAATCGATTTTCGAcggaataaaaaaaacatagaggGTAGAATCGTAACCATAGAATACGACCCTAATCGAAATGCATACATTTGTCTCATACACTATGGGGATGGTGAGAAGAGATATATTTTACATCCCAGAGGGGCTATAATTGGAGATTCCATTCTTTCTGGTACAGAAGTTTCTATAAAAATGGGAAATGCCCTACGACTGGGAAATGCCCTACCTTTGAGTGCGGTTTGAACCATTGATTTACGTAATTGGAAGTAACCAATTAGGTTTACGACGAAACCTAGAAATCGATCACTGATCCAATTTGAGTACCTCTACGGGATAGACCTCAACAGAAAACTGAAGAGTAATGGCAGCAAGTGATTGAGTTCAGTAGTTCCTCATATCAAATTATTGACTCTAGAGATATGGTAATATGGAGAAGACAAAACAAAATTGTTTGAAGCACCGACAGAACCGGAAGCGCCCCTTGTTTCAAAGAGAGGAGGACGGGTTATTCACATTTCATTTGATGGTCAGAGGCGAATTGAAAGCTAAGCAGTGGTAATTCTAAAGATCCCCCGGGGGAAAAATAGAGATGTCTCCTACGTTACCCGTAATATGTGGAAGTATCGACGTAATTTCATAGAGTCATTCGGTCTGAATGCTACATGAAGAACATAAGCCAGATGACGGAACGGGGAGACCTAGGATGTAGAAGATCATAACATGAGTGATTCGGCAGATTTGGATTCCTATATATCCACTCATGTGGTACTTCATCATACGATTCATATAGGATCCATCTGTCTAGATATCATCATATACATCCAGAAAGCCGTATGCTTTGGAAGAAGCTTGTACAGTTTGGGAAGGGGTTTTGATTGATCAAAAAGAAGAATCTACTTCAACCGATATGCCCTTAGGCACGGCCATACATAACATAGAAATCACACTCGGAAAGGGTGGACAATTAGCTAGAGCAGCGGGTGCTGTAGCGAAACTGATTGCAAAAGAGGGTAAATCGGCCACATTAAAATTACCTTCTGGGGAGGTCCGTTTGATATCCAAAAACTGCTCAGCAACATTCGGACAGGTGGGTAATGTTGGGGTAAACCAGAAAAGTTTGGGTAGAGCCGGATCTAAGTGTTGGCTAGGCAAGCGTCCTGTAGTAAGAGGAGTAGTTATGAACCCTGTAGACCATCCCCACGGGGGTGGTGAAGGGAGGGCCCCAATTGGTAGAAAAAAACCCACAACCCCTTGGGGTTATCCTGCGcttggaagaagaagtagaaaaaggaataaatataGTGATAGTTTGATTCTTCGTCGGCgtactaaataaaaaaaataggagagaaaattGAATATCTTTCTTCgtctttacaaaagaaaaaagaaaatgggagaAGTTAACTGTGACACgttcactaaaaaaaaatccttttgtgGCTAATCATTTATTAGCAAAAATTGAGAAACTCAACACGAAGGCAGAAAAAGAGATAATAATAACTTGGTCCCGGGCATCTACCATTATACCCACAATGATCGGCCATACAATTGCTATTCATAATGGCAAGGAACATTTGCCTATTTTTATAACAGATCGTATGGTAGGTCACAAATTGGGAGAATTTGCACCCACTATAAATTTCCGAGGACATGCGAGAAATGATAATAGATCTCGTCgttaatttaataaaaatttaataaagtGAATATAGGTCTTCGTCGTTCATTGAGGGAGGTGAACTTAtgataaagaagataaaaaagaataCGTATACAGAAGTATACGCTTTAGGTCAACATATATGTATGTCTGCTCACAAAGCACGAAGAGTAATTGATCGGATTCGTGGGTGTTCCTACGAAGAAACACTTATGATACTCGAACTTATGCCTTATCGAGCATGTTATCccatttttaaattgatttattCTGCAGCAGCAAATGCTAGTCACAATAGGGGTTTCAACAAAGCAAATTTAATTATTAGCAAAGCCCAGGTCAACGAGGGTACTACCATGAAAAGGTTAAAACCTCGAGCTCGAGGACGTAGTTATCCGATAAAAAGACCTACCTGTCATATAACTATTGTATTGAAAGATATATCCTTAGATGAAAAATATCTCAATAATAAGTATACAGATAGGATATATCGTGATAAATATGTTATAGCGGGGTAGTATGGGTCAAAAAATAAATCCACTTGGTTTCAGACTTGGTACAACCCAAAATCATCATTCCCTTTGGTTTGCGCAACCAAAAAGTTATTCCGAGGGTCTTCAGGAAGATCAAAAAATCCGGGATTGTATCAAGAATTATgtacaaaaaaataagagaatagTCGAGGGAATTGCACGTATAGAGATTCAAAAAAGAATCGATCTGATCCAGGTCATAATCCATATGGGATTCCCAAAGTTGTTAATAGAGGATAGACCGCGAGGAATCGAAGAATTACAGACCAATGTACAAAAAGAGTTTCATTCTGTAAACCGAAAATTCAACATTTCTATCACAAGAATTGCAAGACCTTATGGACAACCTAATATTCTTGCAGAATATATAGCTGGACAATTAAAAAATAGAGTTTCATTTCGAAAGGCAATGAAAAAGGCTATTGAATTAACTGAACAAGCAGATATAAAAGGAATTCAAATACAAATTGCAGGGCGTATCGACGGAAAAGAAATTGCACGTGTCGAATGGATCAGAGAAGGTAGGGTTCCCCTACAAACCATTCGAGCTAAAATTGATTATTGTTCCTATACAGTTCGAACTATCTATGGGGTATTAGGCATCAAAATTTGGATATTTATAGAAGAGGAATAATGATCCTTTCCTTGTCTTTCCACTCTTTCTAGCTATCCAGTTCTGGTGGAACAAAAAATGACAAACTCTCTCATTTTTTcccttcaatcaaaacaaaaaatgagccattctaattcttttcttaattctaTAGGGTTGAATAAAAATTCGATTAACCGTTTGGTATAATTGTTATGCTTAGTGTGTGACtcgttgattttttttagggtaggGCTAGAATTCAAAAAAAGGACCTGCCCATAGTATGAACTAATAACTATAGAACTAATAACTAGCTCATTGCTTCGTATTATCTGGATCCAAGGAAACAGTCATTATATGATGTATCGATCATATCGTTGTAGCAACTGAAAAGTTTTTTGCATAAAGAAAAAATCAATCTGATTATAGGTTGTGAAGCGAAAATAAAGGGATGTGGATAAATGGAAgggtgaaagaaagaaagaaggaaaatagcaATGATATAGGATTCCAATATACATGTATGGTCTATGAATCATCTCAAAAAAAGCAGTGTAATAAAGCATCAATTCAATACTGATTCGTCCATAACCATAATTAGATGAATCTGGTTcataggaaaaaaataaagagccTCGAGTCAATAAAGACTGAGGAGATTGACTCAGGAACAAATTTATTAAGAGCTCCATTGCAAAGTTCGGGCCTAGCCATTAATCGGGAAGCGATGGGAACGACGAAACCTGTGACTGCAAAAGATTCTATTGAAAACGAATCCTAATGATTCATTGGGTGGGATGGCGGAACAAACCAGGAACCAATTCATTTATTCTGAGAGGTCGTGGGCTGGCCCTACGAATGAAACAGATATAGAAAGAGTAAATATTCGCCCGCGAAAGCCTTCTTATTGGATTGCAAAAATTTCGGCGATTcgataaagggaaaaagaaagattcGTTATAAAACAttctctaaaaaaataaaagaaattgtcTAGTTGTATATACAAACAAGATTCACAAATTCCTACATGACAGATTAAATCTCAAAAAACCCTACGATTCAGTTTATTAttcattaaataataaaatagatgtATATCTGTAATATTATTGAATCGTTTCATTCGCGAGGAGCTGGATGAGAAGAAACTCTCATGTCCGGTTCTGCAGTAGAGATGGAATTTACAAATTCCCATCAATTATAACCCAAAAAGAACCAGATTCCGTAAACAACATAGAGGAAGAATGAAGGGAATATCTTATCGAGGCAATCGTATTTGTTTCGGCAGATACGCTCTTCAAGCACTTGAACCCGCTTGGATCACATCTAGACAAATAGAAGCAGGGCGACGAACAATGACACGATATGCGCGTCGTGGTGGAAAAATATGGGTACGTATATTTCCAGACAAGCCTGTTACAGTAAGACCTACGGAAACACGTATGGGTTCGGGCAAAGGATCTCCCGAATATTGGGTATCTGTCATTAAACCGGGTCGAATACTTTATGAAATGGGTGGAGTATCAGAAATTGTAGCCAGAAAAGCTATTTCAATAGCTGCGTCCAAAATGCCCATACGAACCCAATTCGTTATTGCGGGATAGGGATGtgaaaccaaaagaaagaaatttttgtagTAAAAAAATTGCTGctttatttatatttctttttagacaaaaatatttcttttttccttcacccTTTGCTTTGAAAGAacagattcaaaaaaaaaaatgattcaaaCCTCAGACCCATTTGAATGTAGCGGACAACAGCGGGGCTCGAGAATTGATGTGTATTCGAATCATAGGAGCTAGTAATCGCCAATATGCTCATATCGGTGACGTTATTGTTGCTGTAATCAAAGAAGCAGTGCCCAATATGCCTCTAGAGAGATCAGAAATAATCAGAGCTGTAATTGTACGTACATGTAAAGAACTCAAACGTGACAACGGTATGATAATACGATATGATGACAATGCAGCAGTTGTCATTGATCAAGAAGGAAATCCAAAAGGAACTCGAGTCTTTGGTGCGATTGCTCGGGAGTTGAGACGGTTGAATTTTACTAAAATAGTTTCATTAGCTTCTGaggtattataaatactaataaaTGAGACCTTGGAGAAATAGAAGGAACGTAACATCACGTGCAAAATCTGAGAANNNNNNNNNNNNNNNNNNNNNNNNNNNNNNNNNNNNNNNNNNNNNNNNNNNNNNNNNNNNNNNNNNNNNNNNNNNNNNNNNNNNNNNNNNNNNNNNNNNNATGAACAGAAAGCAAGCGACCGGGATCATTCAAGCCGACAGTATGAACGTGCCCCCAAGGCAAAGCCCCCGCCAAATAccctttatcaaataaaaatagacaCCTTGTAACTTTATCACATTGGAAAAGACTATACTGCTGAACCTCCCTTTTCACTGAATTATTTCGGAGCAAGGGTGAATATTTATTCCATTCCGTTGGTAATAATGGAACACGTAGGAACAAAGAGAAGCAGATCTGTTCACCCGATAAGTACCAATACGCAATGGGGTTGGCCCCTTTCTATGAGCGAATGCGTAGATACTTGCTCATCATTCAATAACCCATTCATAAAAATTTCCTTTCTTCATTCTGTCTTCCTCTACGAACTTTCCAATCTATGGATAAAATACGCTAAACGGCAATATTATGAAGACAATACATTCTTACGTTTCCACATCAAAGTGAAGTATAACACTTAACCCCTTTCTTTCATTTAATGCCTATTGGTGTTCCAAAGTCCTTTTCGTAGTCCCGGGGAGGAAGATGCAGTTTGGGTTGACGTATAGTGCGACTTGTCAGACATATTGGGTCATATGGGATTACCCGTTCTCTCCCCGATCGAGATATCCTCTGTTTCGCCCAATAAAGCAATAAAGATTGATTGAACCATCAAAATTTGGAGCGTGAAGTAGAATTATTAAGTAGATCCTTTTTTGGGGGATCAATATTATCCATTAGAATAATTTATGGTTGGaccaataaaatgaaatttccAGGCTGCGTTCAGAAAATACCAATTGGTAATATATGTACGATTACCATAAATGATTCCTATTTATAGATCTCAAACTGCCAATTAATNNNNNNNNNNNNNNNNNNNNNNNNNNNNNNNNNNNNNNNNNNNNNNNNNNN
It includes:
- the LOC122647885 gene encoding 50S ribosomal protein L14, chloroplastic-like encodes the protein MCIRIIGASNRQYAHIGDVIVAVIKEAVPNMPLERSEIIRAVIVRTCKELKRDNGMIIRYDDNAAVVIDQEGNPKGTRVFGAIARELRRLNFTKIVSLASEKASDRDHSSRQYERAPKAKPPPNTLYQIKIDTL